CCCGGCTGGGCTATTTCTTTCTTCTATCAACGCGAACGCTATACAGCTGAGTATTTAAAGGATGGCAATATCCAATGGACTGGATCTATTCCACCAAACGAAGAAGATGTTAAAAAAATGATTCATGAGCTTATGTTGTATCATGTGTACGAATAATAAAAAGTAGTACCTTTCTCGTGTAATCAGCTTTTAAATATACCCATTTTTTACTAGCGAATGCATATCATTTATGCTAAAAATATTTCCATCTATTGAAATTGCCGCATTTTTCTTATACATTTATGTTATCAAATTGATAATAAATGTTTTGAATGCAGGGGGCTATTTCAATGAGTAAAGTCACACTTTTAGATGACTTAAACAGTTATAATTCAAAAGCATTAATTCGTGCAAAAATAAAAGAAGTTTTTTCTGAATTTTCCGCTAAAATTTTTGAATTAGTAGATGAAGCTGACACTATCAATAGTAAAAAATTCGAGTTACTTTCTGGCTATAAAAGTGATTTTTACAATGAATTTTGCAGTCAATTAAAAGCCTTAATCGACACTCCGACTAGCTCATTCGGAAAAAAATCTGTAAAAAATATGTATTTAACGTATAATGGCAAAAATTATCTTTTAACACAGCAAGGTATTACGGAAAAGGCACCTGTTACCATATCATGCTTTACAGGCGAAATTCCATTCAAAGAACCACTTCATGATGTTGAAAAAGCGTGTTTAAAATTACGCTTCCAACAAGAATAGTATTAAAGCAAAAGGAGCCCTCTCACTTACTGAGAAGGCTCCTTTGTTTGATGCTATTAAAAATAATTCATTTAAAAAATTCGCAGATAAAGCTCTCTTGAGATTTTTGACGTGTCGTTTTTTATGAGATAAAATGCTTCCTTCTCTAAATAAACTATCTTTGCTCCTTTTAAAGGTAGCATAATGATTTTTGATTTTCAATATTTTGACGTTAGTAAAATACGGATTGATCATAAAAAGTGGTTGTCAATATTTGTGTTTTGCCTCTGAATATTTTATGATTGAATCATCCAACAATTTTTTAAATCATAGGAGGTGTACACTTTGTTTACTTCCCTCATTTGGGCAGGAACAAAGGAATTATTTGGACGGAGACATATTGGAGATAACCATTAGGTTGGCGGCATTTGCCCTACTAATAATCATGACAGGATTTTTCGTTGCAACGGAGTTTGCAATTGTTAAAGTGAGATCAACACGTATTGATCAATTGCTAGCAGAAGGTCATAAAAAAGCAAAAAGTGCAAAACGTGTTGTTTCAGATTTAGATGAATACTTATCTGCGTGTCAGCTAGGTATTACCATTACAGCACTTGGCTTAGGTTGGCTTGGTGAACCTACTTTTGAAATTATTTTACACCCAGTGTTTGAGTTTCTAAATTTGAATGGTAGTATTACATCTATCCTTTCATTCATACTTGCATTTTCAATCGTAACGTTTATGCATGTAGTTATAGGGGAATTGGCGCCAAAAACACTTGCCATCCAAAAAGCAGAATTAGTGACATTAAACTTTTCTGGCCCATTAATTTTATTCCACAATATAACGTACCCAATTATTAAGTTATTAAACGGATCTGCACGTGGCTTAACAGGCCTTTTTGGTCTCAAGATGATGTCAGAATCAGAAGTTGCTCATACTGAAGAAGAGCTGCGTATGATCTTGTCAGATAGTTTAAAAGGTGGAGAAATTAATAATTCAGAATATGAATATGTAAACAGTATTTTTGAGTTCTCAGATCGACTTGCAAAGGAAATTATGGTACCACGTACTGAAATCGTCGGAATTGAAAAAGAACTTACCATTAAAGAAGTATTTGATTTAATGGGAGTTGAACAATACACTCGTTATCCGATTCTTGATGGTGACAAGGACCATATTATCGGCTTAGTCAATATGAAGCACTTATTAACCGCTTACATTAAAGATCCTGCAAATGGTGATAAGCCAGTAATTGACTATATGCAGCCGATAATTCGTGTGATGGAAACAACGCAAATTAACGATTTGCTACTTAAAATTCAGCGTGAACGCATTCATATGGCCATTTTAATGGATGAATATGGTGGAACATCTGGTTTAGTGACGATTGAAGATATTATTGAGGAAATTGTCGGCGATATTCAAGATGAATTTGATGAGGATGAGATCCCAGAAGTACAAGAAATTGCAGAAGATCATTTTATTTTAGATGCAAAGATGCTAGTAGAAAATGTAAATGATATGCTAGGTACTGACATAGAAGATGATGATATAGATACAATCGGCGGTTGGTTTATGACAAAGCGCTTTGATGCAGTCGAAGGAGATAGCATTAAAGAGCAAGGCTATGAATTTATCGCAAAAGAATTAGATGGTCACCATATTTTATACTTAGAAGTTCTGAAGTTACCTGAACGTGATTTATCAAATGAAGATGTAAATGACTAAAAATCAATTCCGCCTTGGCGTAATTGCGTCCGGATTTTGAATTGTGCCTGGCAATTCATTCCTTTGAAAATCCGCGACATCCACCGGAGGCTTTATCTTCTTCCTGAATGAAGATAAATTGACCTTGTTTTATTTACTGTGTTACGATTAACATCGCACTAAACAGATACAAGCTATAAAAAATGTATATAGCTCACAACCTATAGTGATTGGGAGCTTATAGCAATAACATTATAAACTGTAGCAACGACTCCCTTTCAAAGAAGGGAGTCGTTTTATAATGCCCGAAAGTTTTGCGAGGAGGAAACAAAATGGAGCTTTATACAAATTTACGTCAAGGGGAAAAAGGTGCTTGGTTATCCATCGCAACATATTTGGTACTAAGTTCTATAAAATTAACAATCGGCTATATTGGTGCTTCAGAAGCGCTAAAGGCAGATGGATTAAATAATACTACTGATATCATCGCCTCTATTGCAGTACTTATTGGATTACGAATCGCACAAATTCCACCTGACTCTAATCATCAATATGGGCATTTGCGTGCCGAAACGGTTGCCTCACTTGTTGCATCGTTTATTATGTTAATTGTTGGCTTACAGGTGCTTATTAATTCGATAAAAGGTCTTTGGGAGCCTGTTAGTACAGCACCATCATTAGTAACTGCCTATGTCGCAATTGGCAGTGCCGTAGTGATGTATATCGTTTATCGCTATAATTTAGCACTTTCTAAAAAAATAAAAAGTGCAGCTGTAAAGGCAGCAGCCTATGATAATCGTTCAGATGCGCTAGTTAGTATTGGTACAGCAATCGGGATTTTCGGAGCTGTTTTCGGCTTTCCAATTATAGACACAATTACTGCACTTCTCGTTGCTCTTCTAATTATTAAAACAGCAATTGAAATCTTTTGGGAGGCTGTTCAAAGTCTCACAGATGCATTTAATATTGAAGAAGTAGAGACTTTGTCTGTCCTTATTCGCAATGTTGATGGAGTCATCGAGTTGTTAGACTTTAAGGGGCGCGCCCATGGCAATATGTACTTTATCGATGTAACTGTCACTGTGGACCCTTACTTAAACGTCTTTGAAAGTCATCGTATTACAGAGGAGATTGAAAAAACGATTACTCGTGAAAATCGATTCTGTCAGGTACTCGTGCATATTGAACCACATATTGAAATCATTCCTCCAGCAAACGACAACAAATCTCCTACCAAATAAATGGCAGGAAATTTCATATTGTTGAAATACTATTATGTCAATGAAATCAAGGTGACAAATCAAAAAGTATAGCCCTTTTTCAAAACGAGGGGTTGATCTCCGTTCCGACTGAGTGCTTTCCTGGGGGCGTCCGATGAGCCGCTTCACTCACGCTTTAGGGTCTCTCTGTGACGCTGAATCCCCGAGGAATCACTCAGTCTACACTCCAATCAACCATTGCTCATAGTATTTTCATTGGCATTTCACATAAATGTATAGTGATAAATTGAAGTCTTAACCATCACTATTTTGTGCGCAAAAATGGAGCTTTGATAACATTTTTCTATTCGACAGCAAAGTGGCTTTATATAAAGGTAGAAATTAGTTTTATGCATAAACATAAAATGTAGGTTGACAACTATAGAATTGTACCACTATTCTATCTATTTAATGATAGTAAGTAATATGCTTTTACTTTACTTTTAAGGGAAGAAAACATTTAAAGTTCTACACTATTGCTGATTGGAGTGGAAGGCTACTCGACTCCCGTGGGATAGCGAGACAGACGAGACCCTGCACGGAGCGTCAGCGCAGGAAGCGGCTCGTCGCTCGCCCACAGGAAAGCGAGTAGCCTGGAACGGAAATCACCTTCATTTTGACCAAATATTTACAAAGAGTCCCTTGACTATTTAATTTTTCAACACTATGAAATCTCCTACCAAATAAATGGCAGGAAATTTGTTGTTATTTAATTGCTATATAAATATCAACCTGTGCTTCTTGTGGGTTGGCACATCGTTCATCATAGCTCTCAAAATCACCTGTGTATGCTCTTTCTATTTCTGAGCTGGCAAACCAAGCCCAGATATCCTGCCAAGCCTTAATTACAATGTCTGGCATTGACCCTTTCTCTGAAGTAAAAACTAAATATTTAGCAGCCGGTATTGTTTTTACGACCATCCCTTGTGTGATTTCATCTGTAGCTGCTACTTCTACTCCAAGGGTAATTGAATAATCTCCATTAACATCTGTTTCATAGTCCGAATATAGACCGAATATAACTTCATTGACTGGATTTTTTATTTGTCCCATCACTTCTTGCTGATAAAAATCTGACCATAATTTAGGAATTTTAGCTTGAGGCGTAATTTCATTGGCATTGCTCGTTTGAGCTGAAATCCCTACGATTTGAAATGATTCTCGTTCTATCATTGTTGGCTGTTTTATTTCTTCTCTTCTCCATCTTTTTAAACCTGGTAAGAAAGAAGTTAACATTTGGCGTGCTTCTTCTTCAGCCATACCATCTTCCTTTAAATGTGGTACACAAATCTCAACCATTTCCTCAACTGTCAATCCTGGCTGCTTAAACTCTCCTAATTCATAACAATACATGCAATAGTCCTGGCTTTTCTGACCTTCTTTATCTGTTCCTAACAATGCTTCATTTGCTAATGGCATACCACAGCTTTGACAATAACTTTGCATATTTCATCCACCCTTCATACTATTTGTTACGACTATAGCAAAGGAAACCTGACAGCTGTGTGTCATCTTTTTTAAATAAAAATTAAATACCTTTATATAGCTCTACAATTTCCTGTGCTCGCTTTTGCACAATAGCTCTAACATGGGGCGGTTCTATTACTTTTATACGGTGACCAAAGCTTAGGAGAAAACCATATAGCCATTCATCCTCTGGCAATGAAATATTAACTGCTAAATTTTCATGATCTATATGCTCTGCGCCAAATGTTTCCTCCACTAAAGTTGTTATTGCTGTATCGAATGATAAGTTTAGCTTGATGACATTTTGGGGGCGATGCCACTCTTTGTTCCAAGGTAATTCAGACAAATGAACTTCTTTGCGCTGGAAGGTTATCATCTCATCTTTTAAATTTTTCATTCTAGCTATTTTAAATAAGCGAAAGTCTTCTCTTAATGTACAGTATCCGTAGACATACCATACCTTTCCTTTTTGTACTAATGTATGTGGCTCTAAAAAACGAGTGGTTACTTGACCATGTGTTGTAGAGTAGGTGAAGCTTACACAATGTGCCTGTTCAATTGCTTTTTTTAATAGTGTAATCTGCTCCTTAAAAACAATAGATGGTCCCCAAGGGCTAAGATCAATAAATAGTTGATCAATAGATTGTTTTATTTCTTCATCAGCAACACTTGTTAATTTTTCGAGCACGGCTTCCGCATGGGCATCCTCATAAGTTGTAAGTGCACTTTTAATAGCGATGGAAAGTGAGGCAAGCTCCTCCTTTGTCAGAACCTGTTTATCGACACGATATCCCTCTATCAAGCTTATTCCACCGTTAACACCCTGTTGGCTCAAAACAGGAATTCCAGCACAGCTAAGTGTTTCGATATCACGATAAATTGTACGAACGGATACATTAAATAATTCAGCAAGCTCCTGTGCTGTCACTTTTTTTCGATTTATTAAAATCATTGTCATCATTAAAAGACGCTCTAATTTCATGTTTCACCCATCCCTTATCAATCTCAGCTGCTACTATTTTTATTCCATAATGTCATTTTAGTCATCCATCAAGTATTTTTCATCACAAATTAACTATTTTGTTTTGCATTTTAATTACTAATATCCTATCTTTTTTAAGTATTTTTTAAGTACTTTTTGAGTTTTATTTAAGTCGAATGTACTATAATAACGCCTGATAAATTATTACAATCATTATACTATTTTTACAATATAAGAAAAAAACAAGTTTAATACAAGAATTTATCAGGAATTATTTGATTTCGCTAAGAATAGTTTGATAATAAACGCTTATACAATTATTTCAATTCTCTTAACACAACAGACAAAACTTCCATCCTCTTTATAGAGCGCTGAAAACTATAGTATCTATTTGTGGCAAAGAATTTAGTGCTTTGTTTTATGAAACCTCAATAGGATTATGAAAAGTGAAATTACGAGTACTAAATCTTAGTGTCAAATTTTTATTTTTAAGTGAAATTCACTTATTTAGTGCTCACTATATATTAGGAAGCCTTTTCAAACACAATGAACTAGAGTTTAATGGTTTTCAATTTAATTGTAAAAAGGAGATTTTGATGTGATTAGAGCCGTTTTAATAGACAATGAACCACTAGCTTTACACTATTTTCAAAATAAACTACAAGCATTTCAGCAAATACAGGTGATGAAAACCTTTACTAGTGTAGAGACATTTCTTCAGGAGCTTCCAACATTAGAATTTGAGGCAATTTTTTTAGAGGTAAAGCTCAATGAACTGACTGGACTGGAAGTAGCTGATATCGTCAAAACGGAGCGTCCATATGTTAGTGTTATTTTTATAACTTCCCATCAAGAGTTTGCATTACAGGCATATGATATCGGAGGGCTTGATTATTTACTTAAACCAATTAATCATGCTCGTTTAGAAAAGGCTATTGCTCGAATTGAGCATGAATATTCCATACAGCAACTCATTCAGAAGGCTTCGAAAACGATGCTAAACGTTCAATGTTTCGATCAATTTGCTGCCTATAGCAACAATAGTTTAATTGCCTTCAAAACGGAGAAAACAAAGGAATTATTTGTATATTTTATTTTACATCCAAACATTCCTATTCACCGTGATTATTTAATAGAAATTCTCTGGCCTGATTTAGACTATGTACGGGCAAAATCGAATCTTCATACAGCTTTATCTTATTTAAGAAAAACCTTAAGCAATATAGGTTATGCGAACTGTATAGTATTTTCCAATAAATATTATATCTTTGAAAAGCCTAATATTCTTTGCGACTTATATGATTTTCAAAGATATTATGATGATTTTTCAAAGCAGGAGTTTCCACCTATTTCCTTAATTAATCAATGTATTTCCATTTATAAAAATGGGCTTCTTATTTTTGACGATTATGAATGGGCCACAGCCTATAAAGATAAATTGACTAAATCATACATAGATTTATTAGAAAAAGGTTTTCAAGCTTCCATCTTAACGGATACGTCAAAGGCACTTGAGTTCTTAAATAGCCTACTAGATTTTGACCCATATAATGAACAAAAACTTCAACACTATTTACACATTTTAATAAACACTGGGCTATACGAACAGGCATACAGGGTATTTCAAGACTATGAACAAAAATTAAAAGAAGATTTAGGCCTTTCGCCGAGCTCAACATTACTAGAAATTACAAATAAATTTTTTATTCAAAAATAAACAAGCAATTTCGCCTTGGCGTAATTGTAGCTGCCGCTGCTGCTACGCTTACGCGCATAAAACATCTGCCGCTTTGCTTTCGATACAAAAAACATTTGCTGAATGAAGATAAAAAAACGACGGGCTACTACATATTTGTAGGAACTCGCCGTTTTAATTTACCTTTTACACACCACTACCCTCTGTCAGTCCGTGTTTTACGGCATAAAGAGCCGCCTGTGTACGATCCTGCACCTGTAGCTTCGTAAAAATATTAGATATATGGGTTTTTACAGTTTTCTCTGTAACGAATAAGGAGGAAGCAATTTCTCGGTTACTTTTCCCTTTTGTTAGCTCTGCAAGTACATCCTGTTCACGAGGTGTTAGCGGGTTTAATGCATGAGGTGCATTTTCAGATTCTTGTCGATCCATTTCTAGCGTTGATGTGGCCTCTGGGTGAAGAGTATTTTCGCCACGCATTATTCGGCGAATAGACAATACCAACTCATCAGGTTCTATATCTTTTAATTGATAACCAGCGGCACCTGCCTCCATAGCTGGAACGACATGATCCCGATCCGAAAAGCTTGTAAGCATCAAAATTTCAATTTGTGGCAATTTCGCTTTAATGCGCTTAGTTGCCTGAATACCATCCATTTCAGGCATGACTAAATCCATAAGGATAATATCTGGTTGTATGCTTTCTGCTAAAGCAACTGCCTCCAGTCCATTTTTTGCTTCCCCTACCACTTCAATGTCTTTCTGCGTTTTTAAAAAAAATAATAATCCACGACGTACTACATGGTGATCATCTGCAATTAATACACGTATCATTCTCTTCCCTCCTAATACGGCAAACGGATTAACAGCTCTGTTCCTTTGCCAATTTCACTTACCCAGTCAGCTGCACCACCAACTGATTTTGCACGATCCTTTATTGACTGCAAACCCATTGAAAGTAGCTTCGTGTTATTATCTATAACAAAGCCTCGTCCCTCATCACGAATCACAAGCAAAATGTCTGTAGATGTAACCGTTATATATAATGCTGCTTCTAGCACACCTGCGTGACGACGTACATTATTAAGTGCTTCTTGTGCTACCCGAAATAATGTTTCTTCAATACGAGAAGGGAATTGCAATACACCTGAAACTGTTACATGCAACTTTAAGCCGAGCATTTCAGCATATACTTTAATCGCTTCAAGTAAACCATTTTCTAAGCCCTTTGGACGAAGCTGCCAAATTAATGCTCGCATCTCCGTTAAGGCATCCTGTGTTAAATGTTGAATTTCCTTAAATGTTTCTTTAATAGCTTGATCATTCGTCATTTCAATACCAGCTCTCGCTGTTAGAGTAACTGAAAAAAGCAGCTGATTAACCGAATCATGTAAATCTCTAGCTAGACGGTTGCGCTCCTTTACAAGTGCCATTTCTTGTTCCTGCTTTGTCAGTAAAATTCGCTTAATAGCTGATCCCATCTGAAAAGCAACAGATTCAAGTAAAGCTAGCTCCTCCTCAGAAAAACGCACTTTATCCTTTGAGGCAACATTTAAGACCCCAAAACGTTCTTGTCCTGACTGGAGAGGCACTGTAGCATGATGTGTAATACCCTCATGATCCCCGACATTCGCTGCAATCGCACTTTCAATGCGCTGGCATTCAATAATATTGGAGGCTTTTTTTAATTCTTCATTACGATAGCGGGAAACACACCAGCAGCCTCCCTTTTTTAAGTAATGGCAGTTTTTGAATTCCAATGCATCTGGTAAATTTTCGTGTACAACAAGCTCCGATCGCCCTTTCTCATTGATAAAAAAAATCCAGCCTGTTTCAAAATTTGTCCCATTTAAAAATCTCACAAGTGCACCCTTTAGCATTGTCACTATTTCAGTTTCTTCATTTAATAGCTCTGCAATCTCTTTTAAAATACTGATATTCGAATGCTCATTCTCTCTCACAAAAACACCTCTTCTTCGGCATTACTAATGTTAATGATAACATTTCAAAGTCTCAAACGTCTGCCTGAGTCGTTCATACTTTAGACTGAAATTCTTTTAAATAGTTATGCCTTATTTTGCGTAAGTTAATTTACTTATAAAACTAGAAGAACTATAATCGTACAAGGATATGGTTTAATAAAGGAGAGAATAGATATGTCTAAAAAAGTAGAAAATGGCTTATTATTTATTTGGATTGTCTCTGTCGTTGCAACATTAGGGTCCTTATACTTTTCTGAAATTCGTCACTATGAACCTTGTAAAATGTGTTGGATTCAGCGTATTTTCATGTATCCAATTGTCATTATGACAACAATTGCCTTTATACAAAAAAATGCACGTATTGCAGCTACAACAGCTGTTTTTGCCAT
This genomic stretch from Lysinibacillus pakistanensis harbors:
- a CDS encoding YheE family protein, whose protein sequence is MIQHFNFKPLFENSQLPGWAISFFYQRERYTAEYLKDGNIQWTGSIPPNEEDVKKMIHELMLYHVYE
- a CDS encoding hemolysin family protein — its product is MEITIRLAAFALLIIMTGFFVATEFAIVKVRSTRIDQLLAEGHKKAKSAKRVVSDLDEYLSACQLGITITALGLGWLGEPTFEIILHPVFEFLNLNGSITSILSFILAFSIVTFMHVVIGELAPKTLAIQKAELVTLNFSGPLILFHNITYPIIKLLNGSARGLTGLFGLKMMSESEVAHTEEELRMILSDSLKGGEINNSEYEYVNSIFEFSDRLAKEIMVPRTEIVGIEKELTIKEVFDLMGVEQYTRYPILDGDKDHIIGLVNMKHLLTAYIKDPANGDKPVIDYMQPIIRVMETTQINDLLLKIQRERIHMAILMDEYGGTSGLVTIEDIIEEIVGDIQDEFDEDEIPEVQEIAEDHFILDAKMLVENVNDMLGTDIEDDDIDTIGGWFMTKRFDAVEGDSIKEQGYEFIAKELDGHHILYLEVLKLPERDLSNEDVND
- a CDS encoding cation diffusion facilitator family transporter codes for the protein MELYTNLRQGEKGAWLSIATYLVLSSIKLTIGYIGASEALKADGLNNTTDIIASIAVLIGLRIAQIPPDSNHQYGHLRAETVASLVASFIMLIVGLQVLINSIKGLWEPVSTAPSLVTAYVAIGSAVVMYIVYRYNLALSKKIKSAAVKAAAYDNRSDALVSIGTAIGIFGAVFGFPIIDTITALLVALLIIKTAIEIFWEAVQSLTDAFNIEEVETLSVLIRNVDGVIELLDFKGRAHGNMYFIDVTVTVDPYLNVFESHRITEEIEKTITRENRFCQVLVHIEPHIEIIPPANDNKSPTK
- a CDS encoding effector binding domain-containing protein; the protein is MQSYCQSCGMPLANEALLGTDKEGQKSQDYCMYCYELGEFKQPGLTVEEMVEICVPHLKEDGMAEEEARQMLTSFLPGLKRWRREEIKQPTMIERESFQIVGISAQTSNANEITPQAKIPKLWSDFYQQEVMGQIKNPVNEVIFGLYSDYETDVNGDYSITLGVEVAATDEITQGMVVKTIPAAKYLVFTSEKGSMPDIVIKAWQDIWAWFASSEIERAYTGDFESYDERCANPQEAQVDIYIAIK
- a CDS encoding helix-turn-helix transcriptional regulator — encoded protein: MKLERLLMMTMILINRKKVTAQELAELFNVSVRTIYRDIETLSCAGIPVLSQQGVNGGISLIEGYRVDKQVLTKEELASLSIAIKSALTTYEDAHAEAVLEKLTSVADEEIKQSIDQLFIDLSPWGPSIVFKEQITLLKKAIEQAHCVSFTYSTTHGQVTTRFLEPHTLVQKGKVWYVYGYCTLREDFRLFKIARMKNLKDEMITFQRKEVHLSELPWNKEWHRPQNVIKLNLSFDTAITTLVEETFGAEHIDHENLAVNISLPEDEWLYGFLLSFGHRIKVIEPPHVRAIVQKRAQEIVELYKGI
- a CDS encoding response regulator, which gives rise to MIRAVLIDNEPLALHYFQNKLQAFQQIQVMKTFTSVETFLQELPTLEFEAIFLEVKLNELTGLEVADIVKTERPYVSVIFITSHQEFALQAYDIGGLDYLLKPINHARLEKAIARIEHEYSIQQLIQKASKTMLNVQCFDQFAAYSNNSLIAFKTEKTKELFVYFILHPNIPIHRDYLIEILWPDLDYVRAKSNLHTALSYLRKTLSNIGYANCIVFSNKYYIFEKPNILCDLYDFQRYYDDFSKQEFPPISLINQCISIYKNGLLIFDDYEWATAYKDKLTKSYIDLLEKGFQASILTDTSKALEFLNSLLDFDPYNEQKLQHYLHILINTGLYEQAYRVFQDYEQKLKEDLGLSPSSTLLEITNKFFIQK
- a CDS encoding response regulator; this translates as MIRVLIADDHHVVRRGLLFFLKTQKDIEVVGEAKNGLEAVALAESIQPDIILMDLVMPEMDGIQATKRIKAKLPQIEILMLTSFSDRDHVVPAMEAGAAGYQLKDIEPDELVLSIRRIMRGENTLHPEATSTLEMDRQESENAPHALNPLTPREQDVLAELTKGKSNREIASSLFVTEKTVKTHISNIFTKLQVQDRTQAALYAVKHGLTEGSGV
- a CDS encoding GAF domain-containing sensor histidine kinase — encoded protein: MRENEHSNISILKEIAELLNEETEIVTMLKGALVRFLNGTNFETGWIFFINEKGRSELVVHENLPDALEFKNCHYLKKGGCWCVSRYRNEELKKASNIIECQRIESAIAANVGDHEGITHHATVPLQSGQERFGVLNVASKDKVRFSEEELALLESVAFQMGSAIKRILLTKQEQEMALVKERNRLARDLHDSVNQLLFSVTLTARAGIEMTNDQAIKETFKEIQHLTQDALTEMRALIWQLRPKGLENGLLEAIKVYAEMLGLKLHVTVSGVLQFPSRIEETLFRVAQEALNNVRRHAGVLEAALYITVTSTDILLVIRDEGRGFVIDNNTKLLSMGLQSIKDRAKSVGGAADWVSEIGKGTELLIRLPY
- a CDS encoding disulfide oxidoreductase, translated to MSKKVENGLLFIWIVSVVATLGSLYFSEIRHYEPCKMCWIQRIFMYPIVIMTTIAFIQKNARIAATTAVFAIMGGSVSLYHYGIQKLSFLADTAPSCGLVSCTGQYINWLGFITIPFLALTAFILIAGASFYVMKAVKAAK